The proteins below are encoded in one region of Sulfolobus islandicus Y.N.15.51:
- a CDS encoding S53 family peptidase, with protein MESENVMLKRLLMLLLILVLSTTTFLATIAQSQEQYYYIQTSSPQYSIVPGSEFVEPLNTIQPLYIAVLLNFTNLPSLQSYLNETYLQASHFHKWLTPSQFREYYYPSKSYVNSLISYLKSYNLEFLGNYGLILVFNGTVGSVENAFHTYINVYYYPFKNLYWFGLLGIKDIGPFYYYSNNVTPSLPYNVGKYVLGVVGIDSLDPKVVNVIKQAWHLDMVKAQSGLVSKAIISPMTIGKYFNFTMAYEHDYNGNGSNIAIEGVPESFINVSDIYLFWQLYGIPRTGHLNVIYFGNVTTGGQSGENELDAEWSGAFAPAADITIVFSNGYVGGPQLVGNLLNYYYEYYYMVNYINPNVISISVTVPESFLAAYYPAMLYMIHNIMMQAAAEGISVLAASGDWGFESDHPPPNFHIGTYNTIWYPESDPYVTSVGGVFLNASSNGSIVEISGWDYSTGGNSVVYPAQSYEITSLIPFTPTVVRTYPDIAFVSAGGYNIPEFGFGLPLVFNGQLFVWYGTSGAAPMTAAMVSLAGTRLGALNFALYHISYQGIIESPLGNFVGKVAWIPITSGNNPFPAHYGWNYVTGPGTYNAYAMVYDLLLYSGLI; from the coding sequence ATGGAAAGTGAAAATGTAATGTTAAAAAGGTTGTTAATGTTACTTCTGATATTAGTTCTAAGTACTACGACTTTCCTAGCAACTATAGCGCAAAGTCAAGAACAATATTACTATATACAAACATCTTCTCCACAATACTCAATAGTTCCAGGATCAGAATTTGTAGAACCTCTCAACACCATCCAACCACTATACATAGCAGTTCTCTTAAATTTCACTAATTTACCTTCTCTACAATCATATCTTAACGAAACTTACCTCCAAGCGTCACACTTTCATAAATGGCTTACTCCATCTCAGTTTAGGGAGTACTACTATCCTTCAAAATCCTATGTGAATTCTCTAATAAGCTATCTAAAATCCTATAACTTAGAATTTTTAGGCAATTATGGTCTAATACTAGTATTTAATGGAACCGTGGGAAGCGTAGAGAATGCATTTCACACTTACATTAACGTTTACTACTATCCATTTAAGAACCTCTACTGGTTTGGTCTGCTAGGAATTAAGGATATTGGACCATTTTACTACTACTCTAATAATGTAACTCCCTCATTACCATACAACGTTGGAAAATACGTATTAGGAGTAGTTGGGATAGATAGTCTAGATCCCAAGGTAGTTAACGTGATAAAACAAGCGTGGCATTTAGATATGGTTAAAGCTCAAAGTGGATTAGTTTCAAAGGCCATAATTTCACCAATGACAATAGGGAAGTATTTCAACTTTACCATGGCCTATGAACACGATTACAACGGCAACGGTAGTAACATCGCGATTGAGGGAGTTCCTGAGTCCTTTATAAATGTATCAGATATCTATCTGTTCTGGCAACTTTATGGTATACCTAGAACTGGTCATTTAAACGTTATATATTTTGGTAATGTCACTACTGGAGGTCAGTCTGGCGAAAACGAGTTAGATGCAGAATGGTCTGGTGCCTTTGCACCAGCAGCTGACATTACGATAGTCTTCAGCAACGGCTATGTGGGTGGTCCTCAATTAGTGGGCAATTTACTAAACTATTATTATGAGTACTATTACATGGTTAACTACATAAATCCTAATGTTATTTCAATCTCTGTAACGGTTCCAGAAAGTTTCCTAGCAGCTTATTACCCTGCAATGCTATATATGATTCATAATATAATGATGCAAGCAGCTGCAGAAGGAATTTCCGTATTGGCGGCCTCTGGCGATTGGGGATTTGAAAGTGATCATCCTCCTCCTAATTTCCATATAGGAACATATAATACTATATGGTACCCTGAGTCAGATCCCTATGTAACGTCAGTTGGTGGAGTATTCCTTAATGCATCATCTAATGGCAGTATTGTGGAAATAAGTGGCTGGGATTATAGTACTGGAGGTAATAGCGTAGTTTATCCAGCACAAAGTTACGAGATAACTTCACTGATTCCATTTACTCCTACTGTAGTTAGGACTTATCCAGATATCGCATTCGTATCTGCTGGTGGTTATAATATTCCAGAATTCGGTTTCGGTTTACCTTTAGTATTCAACGGTCAATTGTTCGTATGGTATGGAACTAGTGGAGCAGCACCTATGACTGCTGCAATGGTTTCCTTAGCGGGTACCAGATTAGGTGCACTCAACTTTGCATTGTATCACATTTCATATCAAGGTATAATAGAATCTCCACTAGGTAATTTTGTAGGTAAGGTAGCTTGGATACCAATAACTAGTGGAAATAATCCATTCCCAGCCCATTATGGATGGAACTACGTCACTGGTCCTGGAACGTATAATGCATATGCAATGGTTTATGATTTGTTGCTATATTCCGGCTTAATTTAA
- a CDS encoding AAA family ATPase, with the protein MLFDLHPKQNREELFGRDYEIEYVINQILSGNWVIIGGQREIGKTSLMKVVINELRKKYGFKGIYVSLRGVRSLNSLLNLIILELNKSKTQINLRVSINFVVGSAGIELKRNAKAANSLIELFNSIQEEFVIGIDEVQEISKASRQFLDVLGNVFSTNPKVKFIFTGSYVGVTKTLINPSASSPLHGRPPALLNLKPFNEELSKGFLRKGMEELNVRFDKENEVVKKLDGIVGWLTLFGNFYAIRRMDFKEALNLTLEEGKKIMIEEFNHFLESKTNKQLYLIVMETLKFVNRWKDIKRGVEIKMGKVDDKELSLALDALINGNFVTRGERREYTITDPILKDIDFEKLSSRNAFI; encoded by the coding sequence TTGTTATTCGATCTTCACCCTAAGCAGAATAGAGAAGAATTATTCGGAAGGGACTATGAAATAGAATATGTTATAAACCAGATACTCTCGGGAAACTGGGTTATAATAGGCGGTCAAAGAGAAATAGGTAAAACTAGCCTAATGAAAGTTGTTATTAACGAGCTTAGAAAAAAGTATGGTTTTAAAGGGATTTATGTAAGTTTAAGGGGAGTTAGAAGCTTAAATTCTTTATTGAATTTAATAATTTTAGAATTAAACAAGAGTAAAACTCAGATAAATTTAAGAGTTAGTATTAATTTTGTAGTAGGTTCTGCGGGAATTGAGTTAAAGAGAAACGCTAAGGCAGCCAATAGTCTAATAGAATTATTTAATTCTATTCAAGAAGAATTTGTTATAGGAATTGATGAGGTTCAGGAAATATCTAAGGCTAGTAGGCAATTTTTGGATGTTTTAGGTAACGTTTTTTCAACAAACCCTAAAGTCAAGTTCATCTTTACTGGCTCTTATGTGGGTGTTACAAAGACTCTAATTAACCCATCTGCTTCATCTCCCCTTCATGGTAGGCCACCAGCTCTACTTAACCTTAAACCTTTTAATGAGGAGTTATCTAAGGGCTTTTTAAGGAAGGGAATGGAGGAACTTAACGTTAGATTTGATAAAGAAAATGAGGTTGTGAAAAAGTTAGATGGAATAGTAGGCTGGTTAACACTATTCGGCAATTTTTATGCTATAAGAAGGATGGACTTTAAAGAAGCCTTAAACTTAACGCTAGAAGAGGGAAAAAAGATAATGATAGAAGAATTTAATCATTTCTTAGAGAGCAAAACAAATAAGCAACTTTATCTTATAGTCATGGAAACTCTCAAGTTCGTAAATAGATGGAAAGACATAAAGAGAGGCGTTGAAATAAAGATGGGAAAAGTAGATGATAAGGAATTAAGCTTAGCTTTAGATGCTTTAATTAATGGTAATTTCGTAACTAGAGGAGAAAGGAGAGAGTATACAATCACAGATCCCATATTAAAGGATATCGATTTCGAAAAGCTTTCATCTCGAAATGCGTTTATTTAA
- a CDS encoding IS5/IS1182 family transposase, giving the protein MKPWIEYYNLPVPYDKLSSRHKTLLKMHYILITSKALSSLDLYILRVLIVMIIWQCSYRDVEAYYYTDIVVRWFLGERKSKSENHRRAKKLRGEIKKAFKEYAKELEEKLSKLENYLPSSALYGKVNKLWAIDSNIIEVPFGKRNKETLKKKLELNLRQGKFREAANLIYYYMRAKIHRRFKGEFAKKRGRSFFGFKVLYAISPTMILHAIQVEFANFPDNKVGFGMSGYKVVDRGFLGMPSTWIIGFSSFRRYVEFFGIFLKRYWRPYAINKDMVEVFVYVIGIIYNSLIYTSVLAKVPQEEFVKLSS; this is encoded by the coding sequence ATGAAACCTTGGATAGAATACTACAATCTCCCGGTCCCCTATGATAAACTATCATCAAGGCATAAAACTCTTTTGAAAATGCACTACATACTAATCACCTCAAAAGCACTATCATCACTAGACCTATACATACTTAGAGTACTCATCGTCATGATAATATGGCAATGCTCCTACAGAGATGTAGAAGCATACTATTACACGGACATTGTAGTAAGATGGTTTCTAGGAGAACGCAAGTCAAAATCCGAAAACCACAGAAGGGCAAAGAAACTTAGGGGAGAAATAAAGAAAGCATTCAAGGAATACGCAAAAGAACTTGAGGAAAAGCTAAGCAAACTAGAAAACTACTTGCCAAGTAGTGCCTTATACGGCAAAGTTAACAAACTCTGGGCAATAGATTCCAACATAATCGAAGTACCCTTCGGAAAGAGAAACAAGGAGACATTAAAGAAAAAGCTAGAACTCAACTTGAGACAAGGAAAGTTTAGGGAAGCAGCAAACTTAATTTACTACTATATGAGGGCTAAGATTCATCGTAGATTTAAGGGTGAGTTTGCGAAGAAGAGGGGTAGGAGTTTCTTCGGCTTCAAGGTTTTATATGCTATTTCCCCAACCATGATTCTTCACGCAATTCAAGTTGAGTTTGCAAACTTTCCCGATAATAAGGTTGGTTTTGGTATGAGTGGTTATAAGGTTGTTGATAGGGGTTTCTTGGGAATGCCCTCAACTTGGATAATTGGTTTTTCTAGTTTTAGACGTTATGTTGAATTCTTTGGTATTTTCTTGAAGAGGTATTGGAGACCTTACGCTATTAACAAGGATATGGTTGAGGTTTTTGTTTACGTTATTGGAATAATTTACAATTCCTTGATTTACACTTCCGTGTTAGCAAAAGTTCCGCAAGAGGAATTTGTCAAACTCTCTAGTTAA
- a CDS encoding dienelactone hydrolase family protein → MEKEISYDSEGAKIRAFLASPENPKLAVIVIHEIWGLNDNIKDISRRLANEGYMALAPQLYTRNEDVLNQENIQNVMMKVWNIPPEKRNDPNSYQQIMSALDEKGKRVAELLVLNRQKTEEQMIKDAIKAYEYVSSQGVKKIVSMGFCMGGGLAFQLATEVPLDGTIVFYGRNPQPLETIQKIKGPILGLYAGEDPPIDAGLPDLISAVIKYKKDLELKIYPGAYHAFFNDRGRSYNKEASEDAWERVKNFLRRVSK, encoded by the coding sequence ATGGAAAAGGAAATATCTTACGATTCAGAGGGTGCTAAAATAAGGGCTTTCCTAGCTTCTCCAGAAAATCCTAAATTGGCAGTGATAGTAATACATGAAATATGGGGTCTTAACGACAATATAAAAGACATTTCAAGAAGGTTGGCAAACGAGGGTTACATGGCACTTGCTCCACAATTATACACTAGAAATGAGGACGTTCTGAATCAAGAGAACATCCAGAACGTAATGATGAAAGTATGGAATATACCACCAGAAAAGAGGAATGATCCAAACTCTTATCAGCAAATAATGTCAGCGTTAGATGAAAAAGGCAAAAGAGTAGCTGAGTTATTGGTTTTAAATAGACAAAAGACAGAGGAACAGATGATAAAGGACGCGATTAAGGCTTATGAGTATGTAAGCTCACAAGGTGTTAAAAAGATAGTTAGTATGGGCTTCTGTATGGGCGGGGGTTTAGCATTTCAGTTAGCAACTGAAGTACCATTAGATGGGACAATAGTTTTCTATGGCAGGAATCCCCAGCCATTGGAGACAATTCAGAAAATAAAGGGGCCAATATTAGGTCTATATGCTGGAGAGGATCCACCCATAGATGCTGGGTTACCAGATCTAATTTCCGCTGTAATAAAGTATAAGAAGGATTTAGAGCTCAAAATTTATCCCGGAGCTTATCACGCGTTCTTTAACGATAGGGGACGTTCATACAATAAAGAGGCCTCTGAAGACGCATGGGAAAGAGTTAAAAACTTCCTAAGGAGGGTTTCAAAGTGA
- a CDS encoding thiaminase II/PqqC family protein, producing MNILEQIRKELEGLNGQIINHPLLKEKVLRKEVVNSFVINQWYIVNHDLRSLAIGLSKSTNMEELDIFKILVDGDYAALKELVKLMNELGIEVKDPLLYNVSPQAISYTHYLSWLANYAKPSEFLFAGIVNLPVWANVVTRFGDMIKERFGIRETGFFDAFRGSYKELEDRIVKLVEDYQVDRLRRIAYTIQYYEKSFWDSIYVVHQQ from the coding sequence ATGAATATACTAGAACAGATAAGAAAAGAGTTAGAAGGATTAAATGGGCAAATAATCAATCACCCCTTATTAAAGGAGAAGGTGTTGAGAAAGGAGGTAGTTAATAGTTTCGTTATAAACCAATGGTACATTGTAAACCACGATTTAAGGTCATTAGCAATAGGTCTATCCAAGAGTACCAATATGGAGGAGCTTGATATATTTAAGATATTAGTGGATGGAGATTATGCTGCTTTGAAGGAGTTAGTAAAACTGATGAATGAGTTGGGAATTGAGGTAAAGGACCCATTACTATATAATGTATCACCTCAAGCTATAAGCTACACTCACTATTTATCCTGGTTAGCTAATTACGCGAAACCCTCAGAGTTCCTATTTGCTGGAATTGTGAATTTACCAGTATGGGCTAATGTTGTAACTAGATTTGGGGATATGATAAAGGAGAGATTTGGGATTAGGGAGACGGGATTCTTTGATGCATTCAGAGGTTCTTATAAGGAGTTGGAGGATAGGATCGTTAAATTAGTTGAGGATTACCAAGTTGATAGACTTAGAAGGATTGCTTACACTATTCAGTACTACGAGAAGTCCTTCTGGGATTCAATATATGTTGTTCATCAACAATAA
- a CDS encoding xanthine dehydrogenase family protein molybdopterin-binding subunit: MRRIDVYDLLIGKGNYVDDISYKGRYAVFIRSPYPHARIVNINKEDAERRGALVLTGKDLVSRRVESGEREGASLTIPLMAINKALYVGQPVALVIANDPYEATDLAELVQVHYEPLEGIGSIEKALQNKVVVFEDLKTNVVREQTFEFGKINTQGRHLELDLYWSRSSGNPIEPYGAIIIPTDDGLTIISNQQAGNVVSNEIQKALGVKVIHKNARQGGSFGEKFSLVRYLTVLGFAALKFNVPIKWIETRTEHLMASNGSGPERKFKIHAYYSSDGRVNSLDIHIWEDVGASRDAGQPFKPLGFLTGPYKIGGIRYTGTLVATNKNPAGAFRGAGTPPHTWALERTMDAIADDLGISKAEVRKINAIDIFPYDTGFAYYDSGNPKGLLDLALSRNDIFALRNKNTGVGLALSTDPSTPSGSERVKIKVKNNKVVIGLGFGPEGQGNEHSAVVMASRLLGISPDDVTYEILDNTELLTSFGPGGSRMAIYTFGAVSGAVEELKARLRRKAEVILNDKVVDYRDGYFIGENGGKVRITSLEGEEVDFTYTLQGKYRFNAYPFACDLAVVRIEDGKIKPIKHVVYIDPGTPIDEDLVKEQVIGGTAIGISLALYERYAYDDNANLLTTNLADYGMPTAADLPEIEVNIVPTPSPSTPYGAKGIGEIPVGIAAAAVTSAIEDVIKRRINRVPVSLEGLFE, encoded by the coding sequence ATGAGAAGAATAGACGTATATGATCTATTAATAGGAAAGGGTAATTATGTAGATGATATATCATATAAGGGAAGATATGCAGTATTTATCAGAAGTCCATACCCCCATGCGAGAATAGTTAATATCAATAAAGAAGATGCAGAAAGAAGAGGTGCACTAGTTCTAACTGGTAAAGATTTAGTATCTAGAAGGGTTGAATCTGGCGAAAGAGAAGGAGCTAGTTTAACAATTCCATTGATGGCGATAAATAAGGCATTATACGTTGGTCAACCAGTAGCTTTAGTTATTGCAAACGATCCTTATGAAGCTACGGATTTAGCAGAATTAGTTCAAGTTCATTATGAACCGTTAGAAGGTATAGGAAGCATCGAAAAAGCACTACAGAACAAAGTAGTAGTATTTGAGGATTTGAAGACAAACGTAGTAAGAGAACAAACCTTTGAGTTTGGAAAGATTAATACGCAAGGTAGGCACTTAGAATTAGATTTATACTGGTCTAGAAGTTCTGGAAATCCAATAGAACCTTATGGGGCAATTATAATTCCAACAGATGATGGATTGACCATAATTTCGAATCAGCAAGCAGGGAACGTAGTATCCAATGAAATCCAGAAGGCATTAGGAGTTAAAGTAATCCATAAGAACGCTAGGCAAGGAGGAAGTTTTGGTGAGAAGTTCTCTCTAGTCAGATATTTGACAGTATTAGGCTTTGCAGCGTTAAAGTTTAATGTACCAATAAAGTGGATTGAAACTAGAACTGAGCATTTGATGGCATCAAACGGAAGTGGACCAGAAAGGAAATTCAAAATTCACGCCTATTATTCCTCTGATGGAAGAGTAAATAGTTTAGATATCCACATATGGGAAGATGTTGGTGCCTCTAGAGACGCTGGCCAACCCTTTAAACCTTTAGGGTTCTTAACGGGACCATATAAGATTGGAGGTATAAGATATACTGGAACCTTAGTTGCCACAAATAAGAACCCAGCTGGAGCATTTAGAGGTGCTGGTACGCCACCTCATACATGGGCACTGGAAAGAACAATGGATGCTATAGCTGATGATTTAGGTATTAGTAAGGCTGAAGTGAGAAAAATTAATGCAATAGATATCTTTCCCTATGATACTGGATTTGCGTACTACGATTCTGGAAATCCGAAAGGCTTACTAGATTTAGCATTATCAAGAAATGACATCTTTGCATTGAGGAATAAGAACACTGGAGTAGGCTTAGCATTATCAACTGATCCCAGTACGCCTTCTGGTAGTGAGAGAGTGAAAATTAAGGTTAAGAATAACAAAGTTGTAATCGGTTTGGGATTCGGTCCAGAGGGTCAAGGCAACGAGCATTCAGCAGTAGTAATGGCTTCAAGACTATTAGGAATAAGCCCAGATGACGTTACATATGAGATTCTAGATAACACTGAATTACTAACATCCTTTGGACCTGGAGGAAGTAGAATGGCGATTTACACTTTTGGAGCAGTTTCTGGAGCGGTAGAAGAGTTAAAGGCTAGATTGAGGAGGAAGGCTGAAGTTATCCTAAACGATAAGGTCGTTGACTATAGGGATGGGTACTTTATAGGAGAAAATGGAGGAAAAGTTAGAATTACGTCACTTGAGGGAGAAGAGGTTGACTTCACTTACACATTGCAAGGTAAGTATAGATTCAATGCCTATCCATTCGCCTGTGATTTGGCAGTAGTTAGAATTGAGGACGGTAAGATAAAGCCAATAAAACACGTGGTTTACATTGACCCTGGAACTCCAATAGATGAGGATTTAGTAAAGGAACAAGTAATAGGAGGTACTGCAATTGGAATTTCTCTCGCGCTATACGAACGTTACGCATACGATGATAACGCTAACTTATTAACAACCAACTTAGCGGACTACGGAATGCCAACAGCTGCTGATTTACCAGAGATAGAGGTTAACATAGTTCCAACTCCTTCTCCCTCAACTCCTTATGGAGCTAAGGGAATAGGGGAAATTCCGGTTGGAATAGCTGCAGCTGCAGTCACTAGCGCTATTGAAGACGTTATAAAGAGAAGGATAAATAGAGTTCCAGTAAGCCTAGAAGGCCTTTTTGAATAA
- a CDS encoding metallophosphoesterase family protein: MVFKFKIGFFTDVHGSEYSFKRSLNIAKARKVDFLIVSGGLMAKEIMFVEDVGGKYFLNGKKVNLNNLNEDALRSGKYIVIDKKEVIEDIKSDKSKLEKVISEKVTEQMSRWVKIADEVFRLERVFWSSAHGDILQLESILKNYGGKPINENVINLEEIQIVSLGYGSPIGNSYREIPDSELYIKGKSLLKDADKERLIMNFHMPPLNTKLDNAKVGLRKSHVGSKAVLDLITEFQPLISLHGHVHESTSMDKIGDTIAINPGSLYQLGDPSIVIFEVHKELKSFGSVSASKYVIKNIEFVSTNPLDVV, encoded by the coding sequence ATGGTCTTTAAATTTAAGATAGGATTCTTTACCGATGTTCATGGGTCAGAGTACTCATTTAAGAGGTCACTAAATATTGCAAAAGCTAGGAAAGTCGACTTTCTCATCGTAAGTGGGGGATTGATGGCTAAAGAGATAATGTTTGTAGAGGACGTTGGAGGAAAGTATTTTCTAAACGGGAAGAAGGTTAATTTGAATAACCTTAATGAAGATGCGTTAAGGTCTGGGAAATATATAGTAATAGATAAGAAGGAGGTAATTGAGGATATAAAGAGCGATAAGAGTAAACTGGAGAAAGTAATTAGTGAAAAAGTAACTGAGCAAATGTCAAGATGGGTTAAAATAGCAGATGAAGTGTTTCGTTTAGAAAGGGTATTTTGGTCTTCAGCACATGGTGATATTCTACAACTTGAGTCTATTCTTAAGAATTATGGGGGTAAACCGATCAATGAAAATGTAATAAATCTGGAGGAAATTCAGATAGTCTCATTAGGTTATGGTTCTCCAATAGGAAATTCATATAGGGAAATCCCAGACTCTGAATTATACATAAAGGGTAAATCTCTACTTAAGGATGCTGATAAGGAAAGATTAATTATGAACTTTCACATGCCTCCTTTAAACACTAAATTGGATAACGCAAAGGTTGGTTTAAGGAAATCTCATGTTGGTTCAAAAGCAGTACTTGATTTAATTACCGAATTCCAACCGCTTATTTCACTCCACGGTCACGTTCATGAAAGTACCTCAATGGATAAAATAGGCGATACTATTGCAATAAATCCTGGTAGCTTATATCAATTGGGTGATCCTTCGATAGTTATATTCGAGGTTCATAAAGAGCTGAAGAGTTTCGGTAGTGTAAGTGCTAGCAAATACGTTATAAAGAATATCGAGTTCGTGTCCACTAATCCTTTAGACGTGGTATAA
- the treZ gene encoding malto-oligosyltrehalose trehalohydrolase: MAFGYRLDRNAATFNLWAPYQRNVKLKILNKGIYEMERDEKGYFTITLNNVKVGDRYKYILDDGSEVPDPASRYQPEGVHGHSEIISLDFKGDDENGVKVKREDLIIYELHTSTFTSEGTFEGVIKKLDYLKELGVTAIEIMPIAQFPGKKDWGYDGVYLYAVQNSYGGPIGFRNLVNEAHKLGLAIILDVVYNHVGPEGNYMAKLGPYFSEKYKTPWGLAFNFDDAGSDEVRKFILENVEYWINESHVDGFRLDAVHAIIDNSPKHILEDIADVVHKYGKIVITESDLNDPRVVNPKEKCGYNTDAQWVDDFHHAIHAFLTGERQGYYSDFGSLDDIVKSYKEVFVYDGKYSNFRRKTHGKPIGDLDGCKFVVYIQNHDQVGNRGGGERLIKLVDKESYKIAAALYMLSPYIPMIFMGEEYGEENPFYYFSDFSDPKLIQGVREGRKRDNGQETDPQSDSTFNASKLSWKVNDDIFSFYKTLIKIRKEYGLACNRKLTVENGNHWLTVKGNGYLVVYVFSQSIIEMKYRGTLVLSSNNSFPSQIAENKYKLEKGFALYKL; encoded by the coding sequence ATGGCATTTGGTTATAGATTAGATAGGAACGCAGCAACCTTTAATTTATGGGCTCCCTATCAAAGAAACGTTAAGTTAAAGATACTAAATAAGGGAATTTATGAGATGGAAAGAGATGAGAAGGGATACTTCACCATTACGTTAAATAACGTGAAAGTTGGTGATAGATATAAGTATATTTTAGATGACGGTAGTGAAGTGCCAGATCCGGCTTCAAGGTATCAGCCAGAGGGAGTTCATGGCCATTCTGAAATTATTTCACTAGATTTTAAAGGGGATGATGAGAACGGTGTAAAGGTAAAAAGGGAAGATCTTATAATTTATGAACTTCATACAAGTACATTTACATCAGAAGGTACTTTTGAAGGAGTGATAAAGAAGCTGGACTACTTAAAAGAACTTGGAGTAACTGCAATAGAAATAATGCCTATTGCACAGTTTCCAGGGAAAAAGGATTGGGGTTATGATGGAGTTTACTTGTACGCTGTACAGAACTCTTATGGAGGACCAATTGGGTTTAGAAATCTAGTAAATGAGGCTCATAAACTCGGATTAGCGATAATATTAGACGTAGTTTATAACCACGTTGGGCCCGAAGGGAATTACATGGCCAAGTTAGGGCCCTATTTCTCAGAGAAATATAAAACACCTTGGGGTTTAGCATTTAATTTTGACGATGCTGGAAGTGATGAAGTTAGAAAGTTCATACTAGAAAATGTTGAATATTGGATAAATGAGTCTCACGTTGATGGATTCAGACTTGATGCTGTTCACGCTATTATTGACAATTCTCCAAAACACATCTTAGAGGATATTGCTGATGTAGTCCACAAATATGGTAAGATTGTAATAACTGAGAGTGATTTAAATGATCCTAGAGTTGTTAATCCTAAGGAGAAATGTGGATATAATACTGATGCCCAGTGGGTAGATGATTTCCATCATGCAATCCATGCATTCTTAACTGGTGAGAGGCAAGGTTATTACAGTGATTTCGGTAGTCTAGATGACATAGTTAAATCATATAAAGAAGTCTTCGTATATGATGGAAAGTACTCTAATTTTAGAAGAAAAACTCACGGAAAACCGATTGGTGATCTAGATGGTTGTAAGTTCGTAGTTTACATTCAAAATCACGATCAAGTTGGCAATAGGGGTGGAGGAGAGAGATTAATTAAACTAGTTGATAAGGAGAGTTATAAGATTGCTGCAGCACTCTACATGCTTTCACCATATATTCCGATGATCTTTATGGGAGAGGAATACGGTGAGGAAAATCCGTTTTACTACTTTTCCGACTTTTCTGATCCTAAATTAATACAAGGGGTCAGGGAGGGTAGAAAAAGAGATAATGGTCAAGAGACTGATCCACAGTCAGACTCCACATTTAACGCCTCTAAATTAAGCTGGAAGGTAAATGATGACATTTTTTCATTTTACAAGACTTTAATAAAAATAAGGAAAGAATACGGTCTAGCCTGTAATAGGAAATTGACCGTTGAAAATGGCAATCATTGGTTAACTGTGAAAGGAAATGGATATTTAGTAGTTTACGTGTTTTCCCAATCGATAATTGAAATGAAATATAGGGGGACTCTAGTTTTATCCTCCAATAACTCTTTCCCATCACAAATTGCAGAGAATAAGTATAAATTAGAAAAGGGATTTGCTTTATATAAACTTTAG